A region from the Bdellovibrio bacteriovorus genome encodes:
- a CDS encoding polysaccharide deacetylase family protein, translating to MKNWIVTTLAIGLAGTLVGCGNSVSRKVQQAITDNQEAKSHLEWEQSEANPEALFAEWRESNGGKSRDGLPKEICESLSQLDSQSLTLFENEIRDEQNQALLADCRQDLLGNIENYFAAERQKMSVSVNALVPARTTNNFKFPTNIQKRDTSNGYYATYGDTARKEVILTFDDGPNNIYTPSILRSLNEVNAKAIFFALGKNSRLNPETLKLVASQGHGIGSHTESHSCIGNSNACRKMHGRNFTFSEAVEEIRKGHQAIYDVLGWIDPFFRFPYAEGSPELRNFLKTSSTADFAWVVDSEDWKAQTNDYVLRNTLNQVEAKGRGIILFHDIQRKTAEIMPTFLRELYTRGYSVVLLQSADPSAKYNSKLVRKRVP from the coding sequence ATGAAAAATTGGATTGTTACTACTCTTGCAATTGGTTTGGCGGGGACTCTTGTAGGTTGCGGAAATAGTGTTAGCAGAAAAGTGCAACAAGCAATCACGGATAATCAAGAGGCGAAGTCTCACCTAGAGTGGGAACAATCCGAAGCAAATCCTGAAGCGCTCTTTGCAGAATGGCGTGAATCCAATGGTGGCAAGTCTCGTGATGGCTTGCCGAAAGAAATCTGCGAAAGTCTTTCGCAATTGGATTCACAATCTTTGACTCTTTTTGAAAATGAAATTCGCGATGAGCAAAACCAAGCTTTGCTTGCAGACTGCAGACAAGATCTTCTTGGGAATATCGAAAATTATTTTGCGGCAGAAAGACAGAAGATGTCTGTGAGCGTAAATGCTTTGGTTCCGGCACGCACGACGAACAACTTCAAGTTCCCAACAAATATTCAGAAACGCGATACTTCAAACGGGTACTATGCAACTTACGGCGATACGGCTCGTAAAGAAGTGATTCTTACTTTTGATGACGGTCCAAATAATATCTATACTCCATCCATCTTGCGTTCATTGAATGAAGTGAATGCGAAAGCCATTTTCTTTGCGTTGGGTAAGAACTCTCGCTTGAATCCTGAAACTTTGAAGCTTGTAGCTTCTCAAGGACACGGAATCGGGTCGCATACGGAATCTCATAGCTGTATTGGTAATAGTAATGCCTGCAGAAAAATGCACGGGCGCAATTTCACATTCAGCGAGGCGGTTGAAGAGATTCGCAAAGGTCACCAGGCTATTTACGACGTTCTGGGATGGATTGATCCTTTCTTCCGCTTTCCATATGCTGAGGGATCTCCGGAGCTGAGAAACTTCTTAAAAACAAGTTCTACAGCGGACTTCGCTTGGGTGGTTGACAGTGAAGACTGGAAAGCTCAAACCAACGACTACGTACTTCGCAATACTTTAAATCAGGTGGAAGCGAAGGGTCGCGGTATTATTCTTTTCCATGACATCCAAAGGAAAACGGCGGAGATCATGCCGACATTCTTGCGCGAGCTTTACACTCGTGGGTACAGTGTTGTATTACTTCAATCCGCTGACCCGTCAGCGAAATACAACAGCAAACTGGTTAGGAAAAGAGTCCCTTAG
- a CDS encoding O-antigen ligase family protein, with the protein MMQARDGRILFLIKALAALIFISKISFGSVLPIPQRFSFLIFQQGLHPFLNVFLCFLFGLPLIFMWLRVRTRNHLSGFYKLFVYVLMLTLTVQTLLQAHYVNTDESAIMQIGALGVSLFMVVVYGLVIPSLWSVDDFLRFIQRWSGFLVLISLVLLVVASGHVFKGGRFIGVFKHIPHMVTCATVAFIFSLGTFLKDTKAKHKILDAIILGASFVAIVLTGTRSSAGAAVLAFVVTMILHKTASNQGRIFKFAFTSFVITFSMFFGAKVYDFARGIATGQAALGGREAQDGIASRWEEVERGFQIFQEQPLLGHGLLSKFAAGNDVDVSNYNAMKDPHNIFISAGVVGGWPLIVLSIVALIFMLLGSFKALTSHSIAKRQVAIYLLSHIPILVIYHIHLSIGGMADRLYWMVFGFVAAASALRSEAPSEQS; encoded by the coding sequence ATGATGCAAGCTCGCGATGGCCGAATTTTATTTCTAATAAAAGCACTCGCGGCTTTGATTTTTATTTCAAAGATTTCTTTTGGTTCTGTTCTTCCGATCCCGCAAAGATTTTCTTTCTTAATTTTTCAACAAGGGTTGCATCCCTTCTTGAACGTTTTTCTATGCTTCCTTTTTGGACTGCCTTTGATCTTCATGTGGTTGCGTGTGAGAACTCGCAATCATTTAAGCGGGTTTTATAAACTCTTTGTCTATGTTCTGATGTTAACCTTGACGGTGCAGACCTTACTGCAGGCTCATTACGTGAATACCGATGAGTCTGCGATCATGCAAATCGGCGCACTCGGCGTTTCGCTTTTCATGGTCGTGGTTTATGGATTGGTGATTCCCAGTCTTTGGAGTGTTGATGATTTTCTGCGCTTTATTCAGCGCTGGTCTGGATTTTTAGTTCTGATTTCATTGGTTTTGCTTGTTGTGGCAAGCGGGCATGTCTTTAAAGGTGGTCGCTTTATCGGAGTGTTTAAGCACATTCCTCACATGGTAACCTGTGCGACCGTGGCCTTTATTTTTTCTTTAGGAACTTTTCTTAAAGACACTAAAGCGAAACATAAAATTTTAGATGCGATCATTCTTGGTGCCAGTTTTGTAGCGATTGTTTTGACCGGCACGCGTTCATCAGCCGGCGCGGCGGTTCTGGCTTTTGTAGTCACCATGATTTTACACAAGACCGCGAGTAACCAAGGGCGCATCTTCAAATTTGCCTTCACTTCTTTCGTGATTACTTTTTCGATGTTCTTTGGTGCGAAGGTTTATGACTTTGCTCGCGGTATCGCTACAGGCCAGGCGGCTTTGGGAGGTCGTGAGGCCCAAGACGGTATTGCTTCTCGCTGGGAAGAAGTAGAACGCGGTTTTCAGATTTTTCAAGAGCAACCTTTGTTAGGGCATGGATTGCTATCTAAATTCGCCGCTGGAAACGACGTGGATGTTTCCAATTACAATGCGATGAAGGACCCGCATAATATCTTTATCTCTGCGGGGGTTGTCGGTGGCTGGCCTTTGATTGTCCTAAGTATCGTGGCTTTGATATTTATGTTGCTGGGATCTTTCAAGGCATTGACGTCGCATAGTATTGCGAAACGCCAGGTCGCTATTTATTTGCTTTCCCATATTCCTATTCTGGTTATCTATCACATTCATTTATCTATTGGTGGTATGGCAGACCGTCTTTATTGGATGGTGTTTGGCTTTGTCGCGGCGGCATCGGCTCTTCGCTCGGAAGCACCTTCTGAGCAGTCCTAA
- a CDS encoding SLBB domain-containing protein: MSLQRPLRFIMAVVLLITCSGAHADDMGLLSDIKPPQQTSEYIFRSSPKESLVTVQLLGAVNKPGIYYVPAGTDLLKLITLAGGTTNGGDLSEVIVRKMEPKTWAEIKSKAVNEYQGAYEVDAEKLIKFGGTRALRLHQDDFVYVPPRTPWISNETARGITLVSVILGIALTAVLIDKNTGNN, encoded by the coding sequence ATGAGTTTACAAAGACCCCTTCGTTTTATAATGGCCGTAGTTTTATTGATCACCTGTTCTGGCGCGCACGCAGACGATATGGGGCTTCTGAGTGATATCAAGCCACCTCAGCAAACATCAGAATATATCTTCCGGTCTTCTCCGAAAGAGTCTTTGGTGACGGTGCAGCTTTTAGGTGCGGTCAATAAGCCTGGAATCTATTATGTGCCAGCCGGCACAGATCTTTTGAAGTTGATCACCTTGGCTGGCGGTACAACGAATGGTGGAGACCTTTCTGAAGTGATTGTTCGCAAGATGGAGCCTAAAACTTGGGCAGAGATTAAATCCAAAGCCGTCAATGAGTACCAGGGTGCTTATGAAGTCGATGCGGAAAAGCTGATTAAGTTCGGTGGCACTCGCGCGCTTCGTCTACATCAAGATGACTTCGTCTATGTTCCTCCGCGCACTCCTTGGATCAGCAATGAAACAGCTCGCGGTATCACTCTTGTGTCCGTGATCTTGGGTATTGCTTTGACCGCAGTTCTGATCGACAAGAACACAGGAAACAACTAA
- a CDS encoding 3D domain-containing protein: MSMQKKILRHLIFLSAVLGMVACGNMEANIEHPVGSWDENSRQFEKPLQELYANEESEEVVTEEVPSQAPKTTLPVGPATVSSPETPAKPKESTGKETPKPEVKPEVKPDVAAEGPKEDPKPVLSGPGVLKPTVYYFAVLNEDKNKCADDAKRDLHGAGGKVLLKVCAKTWAACSLQGSCAVIQKGKTHTFNIIGRFEGQERFFEIEEDGCRYGYGVNSSCLDPFYTLAADLTIYKPGEVIYVPAVVGLQLPDGTKHNGYFVIRDKGRGIVGRGRFDFYTGYYSWLDNANPFKKLGLGDVRTNIPYFRVTGDAAKVVLERRAYPDLPRAK, translated from the coding sequence ATGAGTATGCAAAAGAAAATTTTAAGACATTTAATTTTTCTTAGCGCGGTATTAGGAATGGTTGCCTGTGGCAATATGGAAGCCAATATCGAGCATCCCGTGGGTTCTTGGGATGAAAACTCAAGGCAATTTGAAAAGCCCCTCCAAGAGCTTTACGCCAATGAAGAATCAGAAGAGGTCGTGACGGAAGAGGTTCCATCGCAGGCTCCGAAAACAACTCTTCCGGTGGGTCCGGCCACAGTCAGTTCGCCCGAGACACCGGCGAAGCCAAAAGAGTCGACTGGTAAGGAAACACCGAAACCGGAAGTCAAACCCGAGGTAAAACCTGATGTGGCTGCGGAGGGTCCTAAGGAGGATCCGAAGCCAGTTCTTAGTGGTCCTGGCGTTTTAAAACCAACCGTTTATTATTTTGCCGTTCTTAACGAAGATAAAAATAAATGCGCGGATGATGCGAAAAGAGATTTGCACGGTGCGGGTGGAAAAGTCTTATTGAAAGTCTGTGCGAAAACTTGGGCTGCCTGTTCTTTACAAGGCTCTTGTGCGGTTATTCAAAAAGGTAAAACTCACACTTTCAATATCATTGGACGTTTTGAAGGACAGGAGCGCTTCTTTGAAATTGAAGAAGATGGCTGTCGCTATGGTTATGGTGTGAACAGCTCTTGTCTGGATCCGTTTTATACTTTGGCGGCGGATTTAACGATCTACAAGCCCGGCGAAGTGATCTATGTTCCCGCTGTCGTGGGTTTGCAATTACCGGATGGAACTAAACACAATGGTTACTTTGTTATTCGCGACAAGGGCCGTGGTATCGTGGGTCGCGGAAGATTTGATTTTTACACTGGCTATTACAGCTGGTTGGATAATGCGAACCCGTTCAAAAAATTGGGTTTGGGTGACGTAAGAACCAACATTCCCTATTTCCGAGTCACAGGTGACGCGGCGAAGGTGGTCTTAGAAAGAAGAGCTTATCCCGACCTACCTCGCGCTAAATAA
- a CDS encoding Hsp70 family protein has product MMRTLLYFPHPDLCYYGAEAIEQYIEQDMEGRLFRSFKSHLPNQSYLGTVLNNRILTLETLIGVFLLELKKRAEKILDTSIERAVIGRPARYSMDPVADGFALHRMEKAAAFAGFKEVQFVPEPLAAAFDYRRQLKNEKIVLIGDFGGGTSDFTLIKLRPEGFAKEDVLAIDGCPLAGDALDSVFMSHRLNEYFGAKSRYRLPMGSNVLTMPPAVSQRLNHPAHIVHLKEKDTYEFIREVKKCSLTQKDADAVERLFVLIEDQQIFPFFENIEKTKRALSGNESTEFFYDYPGLEMKESFSVKQFIDWATGTKEKIFAALDECLKNAGVTSDQVDLVCLTGGTAKVPFIQQELENRFGKERLQTQAHFHSVLSGLTESAGFWAHGQKVT; this is encoded by the coding sequence ATGATGAGAACTCTTCTCTATTTCCCTCATCCTGATCTTTGCTATTACGGCGCGGAAGCTATTGAGCAATACATTGAACAGGACATGGAAGGTCGCCTTTTTCGCTCTTTCAAGTCGCATCTTCCGAATCAAAGTTATTTAGGGACTGTGCTTAACAATCGCATTCTTACCCTTGAAACTTTGATCGGTGTCTTCCTGCTGGAATTGAAAAAAAGAGCTGAAAAAATATTAGACACCTCGATTGAGAGAGCCGTTATCGGTCGTCCCGCGCGTTATTCAATGGATCCGGTGGCTGACGGCTTTGCCCTTCATCGCATGGAAAAAGCGGCCGCTTTCGCTGGTTTTAAAGAAGTGCAGTTCGTTCCGGAACCTTTAGCTGCCGCCTTTGATTATCGCCGTCAGTTGAAAAATGAAAAGATTGTTCTGATCGGTGACTTCGGTGGCGGAACTTCTGACTTTACCTTGATCAAACTTCGTCCCGAAGGTTTTGCTAAAGAAGACGTCTTAGCTATCGATGGCTGCCCTTTAGCAGGGGATGCTTTAGACAGTGTTTTTATGAGCCACCGCTTGAATGAATACTTCGGTGCAAAATCACGTTATCGCCTTCCAATGGGTAGCAATGTCTTAACAATGCCTCCCGCGGTTTCGCAGCGTTTGAATCACCCTGCGCATATCGTGCATCTCAAAGAAAAAGACACTTACGAGTTTATCCGCGAAGTGAAAAAGTGTTCGCTGACTCAGAAAGATGCAGACGCCGTCGAAAGACTTTTCGTTCTTATCGAAGATCAACAGATCTTCCCTTTCTTTGAAAATATCGAAAAGACCAAACGAGCCCTTTCGGGGAACGAGTCCACAGAGTTCTTTTACGACTATCCAGGCTTGGAAATGAAAGAGTCTTTTAGCGTAAAACAATTCATCGATTGGGCTACGGGAACAAAAGAAAAAATCTTTGCCGCATTAGATGAGTGTTTGAAAAATGCAGGTGTCACGTCAGATCAGGTGGATCTTGTATGTCTGACAGGGGGAACGGCGAAAGTCCCCTTCATCCAACAAGAATTAGAAAATCGATTTGGTAAAGAACGTCTGCAAACTCAGGCGCACTTTCACTCGGTGCTATCGGGTTTGACAGAGTCCGCAGGCTTTTGGGCCCACGGACAAAAAGTCACATAG